The Ornithodoros turicata isolate Travis chromosome 9, ASM3712646v1, whole genome shotgun sequence genome includes a region encoding these proteins:
- the LOC135369379 gene encoding uncharacterized protein LOC135369379 has translation MVSAPKTALKPQSTDNLTPVTQCVPTREAEVPEAISQSGLQHPLYCVVGGKLHLGHNCFIPLEKFAFIQQGTTDKKLVKNLARHFWSQEQISARSIPCSRAAGLASMCPSSSKPHLRRWNGTLY, from the exons ATGGTATCAGCCCCCAAGACAGCTCTGAAGCCTCAGTCAACTG ACAATCTCACACCTGTGACACAGTGCGTGCCAACTAGGGAAGCCGAGGTGCCTG AGGCCATATCCCAAAGTGGTTTGCAGCATCCGTTGTACTGCGTTGTTGGAGGCAAG CTTCACCTTGGGCATAACTGCTTTATTCCCCTGGAGAAGTTTGCCTTCATCCAACAAGGTACAACGGATAAGAAGCTCGTGAAGAACCTGGCAAGACATTTTTGGTCTCAGGAACAGATTTCAGCTCGCAGTATACCGTGCAGCCGTGCCGCAGGCCTGGCCTCAATGTGCCCGTCAAGCAGCAAGCCACACCTCAGAAG ATGGAATGGCACGCTATATTGA